A segment of the Mastacembelus armatus chromosome 7, fMasArm1.2, whole genome shotgun sequence genome:
CTTTTAGAAATAGTGTGGGTAGAAACTGGTGTTTGTAGACATACCGTGCTGACTGGCTGGCATGACTTGGAGTATTTACGACAGTAGGCTCTGGCGATGGGCTCCTCTGAGGTGGCGGGGGGCTCTCTGGCTCTTCTGATTCATCCAGAGGCTCCTCTTTGATGTGTACAGTTGGAAGTGCTGGGCCTGGACCGGCACAAGTGACTGAGGCCGGAAGTGGCATGGAAATGGAGGATGATGGAGCCGAGGATGATGGAGGCTGCAAGCCAGGTATAGCGTTTGATGAAGATGGGGGAGGGCCGGTCGGAGGTAGAACTGTGTTGAAAGGATGAGACGAGAATGGTGGCTGTGGTGGCCCGTTGGGGTGTGCTGCCGTTGCGGAGGGCGGaagtggaggagctggaggaggctgGTGGCTTGCTGATGATGGCAGGTTCTGGGACTGGGTGAGAACTGGAGGTTGGGCTGGAGGAGGCTGAAGCTGCTGCCCCTGAGGCATGAGCTGAAGTGGAGGTGGGTGTGCTGATGGAGGGTGGTGGTTGGATAAAGAACTGAGGGGCTTGAGGGCAGGAGGTGGAGGCAAGTTTGAAGGCATCTGAGGGAATGGAGGGGCAGAAACATGGGGTGGGTGTTTGTGGGACTGTGGGTTGGATATTTGAGGGATGGGTGTCGTTGGTGGGGGCTTGATATGAGGCATTGACATTGGGGCAGGGCCCAGTGGCTGCTCTCTGGGAGGCTGACCTCCACTCGAAGCAGATGACTGGGACTGCGAAGGGGGCGTGTGCGGCCTCTGTTGTGATTGCCCAGAGATTGGTGGGGGTGGAACCTGAGTCTGACCCACAGGGAAGCCCTGAGGGGGCATGGAGTGAGGGTGAGGCATGTGTGAGGGGCCAGGCTGCAGTGGATGTGGCATGGGGGGCATGGGTCCATGGTGTGACGGTGGGACTGAGGTTCCTGGAGGTGGAGCCTGAGTCATAGGTGAATGTGGAGAGGGAAGCCTCTGAGGGTGGAGGGATGCTCCTGACTGGATGAGAGACATCGGGCTTGCCTGGGGCACAGGCTGGGGAGGTAGAGAGGTGGAGGCCACTGTGGGGGAGACCTGTGGGGGCAGTGAGGGTGCTGAGGttgcaggtggaggaggtgccGAGGAGGCAGCTGAAGTGCCTGGCTGACACTGGATGACTGGAGGGTGCTGGCTCTGCaagagctgctgttgctgggCAGAAGAGTCTGAGTCGCTTTCGTTGTCACGCGGGCTGGGGATGCTTGGGGAGGAGCTCCTGTTGTCCTGGTCAATGTCTTTAGGATCACTACTAAGCTCCTCATTGATACTGCGCCCATCAGAGCTCTCGccctctccctccccttccCCCTCGCATTCTGAGGGTGAGTCTGGCCGACTCAGCTCCTgagggacagaggagagagaaagacgaGCATTATCATCAAGTCTATGCATTCCACTGAAACACATACGGATATGCAAAGACCACAGACTCACTTGTGTCTTGGACTTTTTGGCACTGGCCCTCTCAGGCTCTTCTGTGTCTGAGGCTCCTTTCTCCCGTTGCCGTTTGGCACTCTTCATAGGTGAAGGAGCCTCCTCTTTAATCTTCTGTGGTGTCAAAGGAAAACACCCATTATGGTACGTTTCAGAGAGGTATGTGCATAGAAGAACAGGGATTCAATGAGTCTACACTATGTTTACCTTGCTTGGCTTCTTCATGGATTCTGTTTTGCTGTCAGTACTGTCAGTACTTGCTGCGCTGGGCGAGGTACGTCCACTGGAGCGCATATCCTCGTTGGTAGGCGAGGCTCGGCCATCAGGACTGGCTGTCTGCTTCTTACGACCACTACGTAGAGTTGACATCTGTTGACAAGCAGAATCAACATTATTCATGACTAATATTATGGCTCCATATAATTTGCATAGAAGAAATTATGGTGAGAATATACCATACAACTCCTAACTCTTCTAAATATTTCAGTCAGAACAAACTATCCCTCTAATAGTTGTCTGGAGACACTAAGCATACTGCTTTGCAGTCTGCAGGGATAACTCTGGGGTTATGATTCCTGAAGGTGAAAATAGAGGGATAGGTAGGGAGCAAGACTGTATGCGCACCGAGCCTCGGTTCCGTCGGGTCCTCATGCTATGCTTCCCGCTGAGtccatcctcttcctctttgacaGGTTTGAACATAAATGGTGGCGGGTCCACAGGCTTCTCGATGGGGGGCAGCTCACCGTACTTCTTGAAGTGAATGCGGCAGTCTGTGCACAGTAAGATGTTCTCGCGGCCCCCGTGGTGCCAGTCCTTGGAGGCTGAGGAAAGCCATTTACAGTTGTGAAATAACACATTCTCGCAGATGGTGAGAAGTACAAACAACACAAGAATGATCTCACAACTACAATATTATTGCTGAAAATACAGAATGTCCTTAAGTAACTTTAGAGTACAAAAATCTAagtattcatattttttaatgtagcaGCTAAATCAAGTAAAATGTACCAATCCGTGCTCTATTATTGTATTTCTGCGATGCTCTAATATGGTCTATATGGGTTAACACTTAAAAGCCAGAGTTAATTATCCACCCTTGTTGTGATGACAGTAACCTAAGTGTGATCAGATGGGAGCCTGGCACTGGGAGCCAGCTGTGTGGAAAGAGGGGAAAGATAATGAGGTGGAGAGAGTGAACGAGCTGTGGGCTCATGTCTGATTTGATCAAATTAGTCCTGACATTTTCTGATGCCCATCTGTCACCCAGCACTGTGCTGTGCAAGCTCACACTGATCCCAGTCAGGACAGGAATAACCAAGGAAGTCCTTATGACGAGTGTAAGCTTCTGTAAAAGGAACATGGTGTCTTACTGGTAGTAAAACAGTGGCGGCAGGCGTAACCCTTCAGCTCCTGTTCGCTGTCTTCACTGTCAAAGTCATCTTCGCTGGCTGAGCTGAGGTCcactggaagagagagagacaaaaacacttcaCATACTCTGctacaacagcagcacacacatcaGGTCGTGTCTCCCTTTTTTCCCTCACTAGTTGTCTATGAGCTGGACAAATGTACGTACGGAACTCGCTGGAGGGGGGACGTGAGGGAGTGTTGACAGGAGTTGAAGCAGTTCGTGTCTTGATGCGGCGGAAGACAGGCTGGCGGCGGTGTCTGCGGTGAGCTCGACAACTGGCTGCCTCTGGGGTCTTCTTCCAATAGTAGTAGAAGGTAATTAGCTCTccctgaaataaaacacaaaacaattgTTGTTAAATCAAGCAACTATATCTCAggaacacaaatacatttattatcaGGTGGAGGCATCACTTTGAAGAGGTGACTTGATTACGAGGAATATGTCAAAGTTGTTAAAATATTGGGAAAGAGTTACGGTGAAATAGCAGCTGTTGGGTTGAGTAAAATATATGGCAAAACACACATTAGCAGTCAGCCCAGTATTTCACAGTGAAAGACCACGAAGTGGGTTAGTCCATGCCAGGATTTGTGACTGCCCGGGCATGTTTGTGCTGTGGCCCTGTCTGTCCCAGGATTAGGCAAGGAGGCTCCCTGAATGCAGGGATATTAGGATCAGTGCATTGGTGGCTGGCTGGGTGGCAGTAGCTTGAATGGGAACAAAGGAACATGTCAGGCAGAGCTTTGGCGCTACAAATAGGGAGTGAAATGGCTCCTCGCCCCTTCACTGGAAGAGTCAATTGAACTTTAATCAAACATTCGGAGGGGCGCGCTTGCCAGTGAGCGGGGCGGATAAATCCAGTGTACAAAAGGCCGCCAGGAAATCAATACCCAACTGAAACATTAACACATACAATCATGGATCAGAAAGCACTTTGCTGAGGCAGCCTGTGCATATTAACTGCAGCTTTCTGGCTATACTCATAATACACAAGCGTTGAAAATTGGCAACAGGAGTCAGGGATAATTATGTAGTTTCCTGTGGAGCTTTGCCTTTTCTCCCAAACCATGAAATCTCACTTGTTAGTAGTCCTCCACTAACTCTATAACAAATTCATGAAGGTGTGGTGTTGAGTGAGCAGTAAGTCACCTGTAATCTTTAAAGCCCAGAGGGTACCCATCTACTGTCTGAGGTCTGTTAAACTGCTGTTCAACAAAGCTCGCAGGGTTTAATGGCTATTGattgttttccttctttgcttTAGCTGAGAAGCTTGACATAAATTAGTCAGTGCATTGCTCTCTAAAATGCATTAACAGCTTTTCAGCAACAGTTAAACATCTTCTATTAAAATATACCAAAACAAACCCTGGCAGGAAAAGATTTGACAAAATGGACAGTTTTAAACAACTATAAAAAGAGTCGCACTCAACACGGCTTTAACAATAAGAGAAAATAACACTAATAAAAGCAGCAGTTTCAAAGCATAACAAGCTGGTATTAATGGAGGCATAAAAGtaactgcagctttaattttgcatttctcatctcataaaacacaaaaatactgGAAGTTAGTTGGTTTCTTGTTGTTTGCTGTGAGAGCAAAAGGGCAGTGATTGGCCAGCGGTGTTACTTTTATCACAAAGTCGTCTGAGTATCTGACATTAAGGAACAAGTTAAGTCTTTCTGCATTGCTGCTTTGATTGGCAGAAAATGCTCCACTCAGTGGGCTTAGGCCAGTTTAATAAGATCAGCCTTCATGTGGCTCTTAAGGGAAATTCATATCTACCAGTGCCTGTAGGACCCCATCTTATCAGGCAAAGAAGGCTGGGAACATTTACTGAGGGTGTCTGAGCTCAAAGAAACCTTCTCATATTTCAGGGTAAATTAAGGTGCTGAGCTGTGTTATGGTAAAGCCATTGCACTAGAGTTAAACTGTCCCAAGCCCCACAGCTTGTGCTAGGTTTTTTAGACCTCAAGACTCCTGTAGATGAGCACATCTGGAATAATGGGATGAATTCCACATGCAGAAGCTTGGCAGAGACAAATCAGAGGGACTCTTAAAATACATATAGCACTTGAAGGACAGGATTTACTCTGGCAAAccatcaaataaacaaaaacatttttctttgtccacACTCgcagcaagaaaacaaaggctaatgattattttatcaGCTAAAACCTCTATTATGTTCCCATGTGTTTGTGGATCTATTCAGAGAACTGAACTTTCTAATCATTTCCTGTGCGCCTCTTTCTTCAGCCTGGCCGGCCAGTTGGGAAGGCAGGGCGCAGGTGCTAACTGAGGGAAGGCAGGCGTCCTGATGTGAAATCTAATTGAAATGTGCAGATCAAAAGTGTCGAGTGGTGCCGAGCGCTGGCTTTGCTCTGTGCTTAATGACTGTTCTCAGCAGTGCCTCTCTGCCTCCTCGCTGCAGGCTGACAACTACACGGTCTCAACAACAGCTTGGCAGACACAGGGAAAGGTCACCCTGCCTCTCCATCACTTACACCATGTCAAGCACCATTACATTAGGCAGGGGCTAATGAAAACATTAACTTGGGCTTTTGAATGGGAATTAACAGGTGCAGCAATGAGCTGGTACAGCcagatgtaaacagaaagaagtaAACAAAAGAAGCAGCTTAACAAATTCAGAATTAATCTGTTGAGCTGAAAAGTAATTTCAGGTAAAGAGATCGCCAAAACAATGTACTTTGGATTGCTGTTAAAAACTCTatactggggggaaaaaaaaaataaaaattgtaatGTTACATATTTTGTCTTCATATCTCACAAAAACTAATTTAGAATACAGTCACGTTGATAAAGTCTGAAGACTGATGTTTGTAAGTCATCACAGGCTGGACCTAAAATGTGGAGAGGAGCTATATATGATGTTTGCGAGTGCAGTCGAAGATGAACATTGCATTCCTGTGGCTGGGAGAGGCTTTGTGCTGTAAATTAGTGTCAAAGGGAGATTGACGGATTACCTCTCTGAGCCTGCCTGCATgtcaatttttttattttttttgcctctGACGCCACATACTTCCAGTCTCTCACACTGACTGTGCTTTTCTCTATCAAAGTCACTTTGTCATGCTGCCATATGCCCACAGCGACACTTTAACTTTCATTACCTTCTGTTTCTTCCCCCTGGTCGGGTGTTTAGCCAATGCGTTTGTGTGCACTTATTGAGGCTTCCAAGTAAAGTTGCCATTTCctcataaaatgaaaacagccagAAACAATTCCATGAACCTGTATCTAAAACAGTTCACTGGTAACCGGTAAAAATTCATGGATATACTTAAAATAGAAATCTAGATTGGCCCTGGCCTCAGCACCATAATTTTCTCCAGTCCACTAAATCACTgcagagcagcacagtgtgCGCTGCTGCTCCACAGAACATGAGATAGTGACAACATAAGCTCAGTATTATAAGGCTTTTTAGACTGCTTCCATCTGCAGGAGCTTTCTGGCCGGTGGATTATCCGACAAGGAAAGGGCTTACCCTCCTATCACAACACTCAGAGCTTCCATTCCAGTTACTGCCACTTAAAATGGTCGTCTATATGCAAGTATGTGTGGATTTCATGTAGAGTTTAAGGTAATGTACAGAAATGCTTCCTTTACCCCCTCATCTGAGAAACATGGTAAGAGGTTAATCTAtcaatgaaacattttcacagctcTATTTATTGTGATtggtttaaattattttaaaaaataatatgtgATCTTTTCAATAATAGCAAATACTTTGTGAAATCAGTGTATTCATATTTTAGCATTTGTTCTGGGGCCAAGTCTTGTTGGAGTATAAATACGTTAAGATATAcagatacatacatatattttaatatttaactgtatttaACATCAGCCAAATAAAATGAGAGTACTATGATACTAGTGTTTtttggcaataaaaaaaaacaaaaaacaaaaaaccaactCAAactatgagaaaataaaatttattaacTTGATGACATATATTACATTATTCATCAGCAAATAGTGATAACTGCTTAAACTCAAAGTACTATTCAACTACTTGCATGCATCTGTGGAAGTATAAACTTCTGGTTTATAAAAGTTTCCTGCACTGCACAAAATATCTCAGCAATTCTTACATTCATCTGTTCAGTTGCAGTAACAGCTTGTGAAGCAAATTCAGTGACAATCCATTAAGAATTAGCTGAGACAAACCAAACCATGCTGACATTTATAAAAAAGTGAATTTAACATTGAGTGGATGAGAATAATACTTTAACATAACTTCCTTTTGTGCCGCTACCAAAATGAATAATTTCCAGGTTAATACTGACCATCTAATGAACTATATCACTGTATTTATGTTATCTGTCTCCTCTCAAGCTAAACCCAGTGAACAGTGTTTTAATCAAAAGGTGAGTGAGATTCCAGCTTCTGAATCACTTTCTGCTCTGCACAAATAAACAGCCTCgccacagacaaaaacagctgcaaccatggtaactgtacacaacaaagacGGTAACATGTCTCTGGTTTTTGTTGCCTAACACTCGGCTGACACTGACAATTAAAAGGCTGAAactaatttatatttttgtcaaaaGTCTAAAATCATGAGTGAAGTGCCTTAACACTGCTGGATTATATGATATTTCCAGTTGTTGTTATTCATTAAAACAATTTCTTATACAACCACGATCAGTTTTACACCGTCAACCCCTTATCTTCCCTCCTGTTTAGACGTATTAAGGTTAACCATAAAACCCCTGTAGAGTACAGTATAATTGTGGGTGGGAGTGCAGGTTAAGGCTGAGTGGGAGTGCAAGATCCTTCATTGGGCTCGGTGGTCCTGTGCGTGCTGGGTTGAAGGCAAGGGCTAAACTCATGTATTTACACCCTCATTCCCCTCTCAGGCCCAGGCCTGAACAgatggtttctgtttttcctggcaGATTTGTGACAGAGCCACAAAAGGCCCCTGCTTTGACATGAAGCCAAACGGTTAAGGCCGTTACTGGCAAGAGCAGGGGAAGGAGGAGAGAACAGCGGCGAGCTGAGGTGGGGGAGGGAGGGCTGAGTGTGGAGAAGAGTAGAGAGGAAGGAATAAAGAGCCAGCAGAGGATAACAATAGACAATCAACACTGAATCCAACCACAACCCATTTTAAAAATCTCTAAAAAATCTCAGCTGAAAAACGCAACGCAGTTTAGCCACAGCTGGGGGAGGTGGAGAGTGCAGGGAGCCTGTGATTTCTGTGTTCTGGTGGCTGATGGCGAGCTGTGTAAACATCCATTAGTGCAGCACGAACCTGTGCTCTGCCTGCTTCCTCCGCAGCCTGCAGCTGGATGAGAGAGGATTGCTTCCTGATTCATTTCATAGAGGTGAAGGGGATGTATTTCTTTGAGCTAAATCACACCACAGTTTAATTATGTATGTGGTTGACCCCTGGGCTTGGTTGTCTTCATCATCCAtgacaggttgtccagtgtaTAGTTTCAGTGAGTGCTGCTTAACTTTCCTATCATGCTCATGCTCACTGTAACAGTAGGGGTAACATTATAAACTCTTATGCGGTTATGCAGGTCAGGGGTGATGACGTGATGACTGCAGAGACATTTAACATGTTTGGAAGTGAAAAAGTACATGTTCAAGCAAATGAAGTCTAACAgcattcttcttttcttctcttccacaCCCTTAAGGAATCGAGATGACAAAAATCGTGCTCTAAACTTAAGCTGACTAGAGCTGACTCTTGGTTGGTGTCggatttaaataaatgtcttaataaattaacattaataaCACAATCAAGAATACATCTATACACAACCCTGCAGTATGTCATAGTACCAGGGGAATACCAGCTGAAATAAGAATGACTCTCTAAATTCCAAATTACTGTGGTTGTGTTTATG
Coding sequences within it:
- the rerea gene encoding arginine-glutamic acid dipeptide repeats protein isoform X5, whose amino-acid sequence is MSEMDDLFSPRRRLNSTQGEIRVGPSHQAKLPELQPFPSPGGQAVTENEELVWMPGVNDCDLLMYLRAARSMAAFAGMCDGGSTEDGCLAASRDDTTLNALNTLHESSYDAGKALQRLVKKPVPKLIEKCWSEDEVKRFIKGLRQFGKNFFRIRKELLPNKETGELITFYYYWKKTPEAASCRAHRRHRRQPVFRRIKTRTASTPVNTPSRPPSSEFLDLSSASEDDFDSEDSEQELKGYACRHCFTTTSKDWHHGGRENILLCTDCRIHFKKYGELPPIEKPVDPPPFMFKPVKEEEDGLSGKHSMRTRRNRGSMSTLRSGRKKQTASPDGRASPTNEDMRSSGRTSPSAASTDSTDSKTESMKKPSKKIKEEAPSPMKSAKRQREKGASDTEEPERASAKKSKTQELSRPDSPSECEGEGEGEGESSDGRSINEELSSDPKDIDQDNRSSSPSIPSPRDNESDSDSSAQQQQLLQSQHPPVIQCQPGTSAASSAPPPPATSAPSLPPQVSPTVASTSLPPQPVPQASPMSLIQSGASLHPQRLPSPHSPMTQAPPPGTSVPPSHHGPMPPMPHPLQPGPSHMPHPHSMPPQGFPVGQTQVPPPPISGQSQQRPHTPPSQSQSSASSGGQPPREQPLGPAPMSMPHIKPPPTTPIPQISNPQSHKHPPHVSAPPFPQMPSNLPPPPALKPLSSLSNHHPPSAHPPPLQLMPQGQQLQPPPAQPPVLTQSQNLPSSASHQPPPAPPLPPSATAAHPNGPPQPPFSSHPFNTVLPPTGPPPSSSNAIPGLQPPSSSAPSSSISMPLPASVTCAGPGPALPTVHIKEEPLDESEEPESPPPPQRSPSPEPTVVNTPSHASQSARFYKHLDRGYNSCARTDFYFTPLASSKLAKKREEALEKAKREAEQKAREEKEREREREKEREREREREKEAERAAKASSSTHEGRMGEPQMAGPAHMRPPFDGPPTTIAAVPPYIGPDTPALRTLSEYARPHVMSPTNRNHPFFVPLNPADPLLAYHMPGLYNADPAMRERELREREMREREIRERELRERMKPGFEVKPPEMDTLHPSTNPMEHFARHGAITLPPMAGPHPFASFHPGLNPLERERLALAGPQLRPEMSYPDRLAAERLHAERMATVANDPIARLQMFNVTPHHHQHSHIHSHLHLHQQDPLHQGGGECLVCPPGSGAHPLAVDPLAAGPHLARFPYPPGAIPNPLLGQPPHDHEMLRHPVFGTPYPRDLPGGLPPPMSAAHQLQAMHAQSAELQRLAMEQQWLHGHHHMHGGPLPGQEDYYRSDRQQTKKHLDMYSLCAFDEQILTLGGIFFLFCFVFQSTEKGE
- the rerea gene encoding arginine-glutamic acid dipeptide repeats protein isoform X6, yielding MSEMDDLFSPRRRLNSTQGEIRVGPSHQAKLPELQPFPSPGGQAVTENEELVWMPGVNDCDLLMYLRAARSMAAFAGMCDGGSTEDGCLAASRDDTTLNALNTLHESSYDAGKALQRLVKKPVPKLIEKCWSEDEVKRFIKGLRQFGKNFFRIRKELLPNKETGELITFYYYWKKTPEAASCRAHRRHRRQPVFRRIKTRTASTPVNTPSRPPSSEFLDLSSASEDDFDSEDSEQELKGYACRHCFTTTSKDWHHGGRENILLCTDCRIHFKKYGELPPIEKPVDPPPFMFKPVKEEEDGLSGKHSMRTRRNRGSMSTLRSGRKKQTASPDGRASPTNEDMRSSGRTSPSAASTDSTDSKTESMKKPSKKIKEEAPSPMKSAKRQREKGASDTEEPERASAKKSKTQELSRPDSPSECEGEGEGEGESSDGRSINEELSSDPKDIDQDNRSSSPSIPSPRDNESDSDSSAQQQQLLQSQHPPVIQCQPGTSAASSAPPPPATSAPSLPPQVSPTVASTSLPPQPVPQASPMSLIQSGASLHPQRLPSPHSPMTQAPPPGTSVPPSHHGPMPPMPHPLQPGPSHMPHPHSMPPQGFPVGQTQVPPPPISGQSQQRPHTPPSQSQSSASSGGQPPREQPLGPAPMSMPHIKPPPTTPIPQISNPQSHKHPPHVSAPPFPQMPSNLPPPPALKPLSSLSNHHPPSAHPPPLQLMPQGQQLQPPPAQPPVLTQSQNLPSSASHQPPPAPPLPPSATAAHPNGPPQPPFSSHPFNTVLPPTGPPPSSSNAIPGLQPPSSSAPSSSISMPLPASVTCAGPGPALPTVHIKEEPLDESEEPESPPPPQRSPSPEPTVVNTPSHASQSARFYKHLDRGYNSCARTDFYFTPLASSKLAKKREEALEKAKREAEQKAREEKEREREREKEREREREREKEAERAAKASSSTHEGRMGEPQMAGPAHMRPPFDGPPTTIAAVPPYIGPDTPALRTLSEYARPHVMSPTNRNHPFFVPLNPADPLLAYHMPGLYNADPAMRERELREREMREREIRERELRERMKPGFEVKPPEMDTLHPSTNPMEHFARHGAITLPPMAGPHPFASFHPGLNPLERERLALAGPQLRPEMSYPDRLAAERLHAERMATVANDPIARLQMFNVTPHHHQHSHIHSHLHLHQQDPLHQGSGAHPLAVDPLAAGPHLARFPYPPGAIPNPLLGQPPHDHEMLRHPVFGTPYPRDLPGGLPPPMSAAHQLQAMHAQSAELQRLAMEQQWLHGHHHMHGGPLPGQEDYYSRLKKESDKQL